The Armatimonas rosea genome includes a window with the following:
- a CDS encoding SDR family NAD(P)-dependent oxidoreductase: MTQKIALVTGSVRGIGRVIAERLEAKGWTVVRHAQTAAELEGLAGVAGDLAEASVPEALIAKVVERYGRLDALVNNAALTTRSNLETTDAGLFDRLMAVNLRAPLLLIQAALPHFRAQGGGRVVNIGSSNAYCGERNLLAYSMTKAGLMVLTRNLGDAHGAEGVRVNQLNLGWTLSDSEYALKISEGLPPDWPERLPKSVAPSGGLQTPEDVAAMVDWLLSDDAPRVNGQVWDFEQYPLIGRNPPKDVA, translated from the coding sequence ATGACTCAAAAAATAGCGCTGGTCACCGGCAGTGTTCGGGGAATCGGGCGGGTGATCGCCGAGCGGCTGGAGGCGAAGGGCTGGACGGTGGTCCGGCACGCGCAGACGGCGGCGGAGCTGGAGGGCTTGGCCGGGGTTGCGGGCGATCTGGCGGAGGCAAGCGTCCCGGAGGCGCTGATCGCGAAGGTGGTGGAGCGCTACGGGCGGCTGGATGCGCTGGTGAACAATGCGGCGCTGACGACACGCTCGAACCTAGAGACCACGGATGCGGGGCTCTTTGATCGATTGATGGCAGTGAACCTGCGTGCGCCGCTGCTGCTGATCCAGGCCGCGCTCCCCCATTTTCGGGCGCAGGGCGGCGGACGCGTCGTCAATATCGGCTCGTCGAATGCCTACTGTGGGGAGCGCAACTTGCTCGCGTACTCGATGACCAAGGCGGGGCTGATGGTGCTGACACGCAACTTAGGCGATGCGCACGGAGCTGAGGGGGTGCGGGTGAACCAGCTCAACCTGGGCTGGACGCTCTCAGACAGCGAGTACGCGCTCAAGATCTCCGAGGGGCTGCCGCCCGACTGGCCCGAGCGGCTCCCCAAGTCGGTCGCGCCCTCCGGGGGGTTGCAGACCCCGGAGGATGTCGCCGCCATGGTGGACTGGCTCCTCTCCGACGATGCCCCGCGGGTCAATGGGCAGGTCTGGGACTTTGAGCAGTACCCGCTGATCGGGCGCAATCCCCCCAAGGATGTCGCGTAG
- the nrdR gene encoding transcriptional regulator NrdR — MRCPYCGTLDKDHVLDSRPIREGAAIRRRRECESCLGRFTTFEEVEELRLMVLKNNGAREPFERGKLRRAIELACKKRPVPDAALSQLVDELERALYARAEREVSSQAIGELLMEKLRLLDTVAYVRFASVYRQFEDVREFRELVERLPK, encoded by the coding sequence ATGCGCTGTCCGTACTGTGGAACTCTCGACAAAGACCATGTCCTCGACTCTCGTCCCATCCGTGAAGGAGCGGCCATTCGGCGGCGGCGTGAGTGTGAGTCCTGCCTGGGTCGCTTCACCACGTTCGAGGAGGTGGAGGAGCTGCGCCTGATGGTGCTCAAGAACAACGGTGCCCGCGAGCCCTTCGAGCGGGGCAAGCTCCGCCGCGCCATCGAGCTCGCCTGCAAGAAGCGCCCCGTCCCCGATGCCGCCCTCTCCCAGCTAGTCGATGAGCTAGAGCGCGCCCTCTACGCCCGCGCCGAGCGCGAGGTATCGTCGCAGGCGATTGGCGAGCTCTTGATGGAAAAGCTCCGCCTGCTCGACACGGTCGCCTATGTTCGCTTCGCCTCGGTCTACCGCCAGTTCGAGGATGTCCGCGAGTTCCGCGAGCTAGTCGAGCGCCTCCCCAAATAG
- a CDS encoding cyclic nucleotide-binding domain-containing protein has product MSGVIEGMLRRIPLFSELGETELAPLALRCRRRLFPPREALFHEGDAGQTLYLILTGHVNIQRETPEGTIVHVARRGPGEHFGELSLFDDMPRSADAITDTACDLLMLDRRELLFFLETHPQVSWEIIRTLSLRLREASDRMVSSETRDVLARLASYLLESAEASLPDHNGHVRLSGLSDSRLAQRIGATRETVNRRLARLKQMGIVGRDGMALVILNPERLRHLC; this is encoded by the coding sequence GTGTCTGGGGTGATCGAAGGGATGCTACGGCGCATCCCCCTCTTCTCCGAGCTGGGGGAGACCGAGCTTGCTCCGCTGGCGCTGCGCTGCCGACGGCGGCTCTTTCCGCCGCGTGAGGCGCTCTTTCACGAGGGAGACGCGGGCCAGACGCTCTATCTGATCCTTACAGGGCATGTCAATATCCAGCGGGAGACTCCCGAGGGGACCATTGTCCATGTGGCGCGGCGTGGCCCTGGGGAGCACTTTGGCGAGCTCTCCCTCTTCGATGACATGCCGCGCTCCGCCGATGCCATCACCGACACTGCCTGCGACCTGCTCATGCTCGACCGTCGTGAGCTTCTCTTTTTTTTGGAGACCCACCCTCAGGTCTCGTGGGAGATCATCCGCACGCTCTCGCTTCGCCTGCGGGAGGCATCGGACCGCATGGTCAGCAGTGAGACCCGCGATGTACTCGCCCGCCTGGCGTCGTACTTGCTGGAGAGTGCTGAGGCATCCCTGCCCGACCACAACGGCCACGTGCGCCTCTCCGGCCTCTCTGATAGCCGGCTTGCACAGCGGATTGGCGCGACCCGTGAGACTGTCAACCGGCGCCTCGCACGCCTCAAGCAGATGGGGATTGTGGGGCGCGACGGCATGGCGCTGGTTATCCTCAACCCCGAGCGCCTCCGCCACCTCTGCTAG
- a CDS encoding DUF4153 domain-containing protein — protein MMMEDERERLRPGALLVAALVLGTLADLLLYKQGQGLGGTLFLLALPVALGALLRHHGIRPQGSSLWPLLGAYAFFAIMLTVRASVFVTELNVLACVFLLGLIACFTVPGQLRELRLGELLKAPLVLLGASLHRAAPAVAAVFLALKSTESRRSAGPLLRGLLLSVPVLLVLVPLLASADAVFAGYVSSLAHWLQPERFSEQLGRLFLVLLTAWLTAGGLTLALTAKRSCPVRPELEELPLGFVEAMTVLSSVALVFGAFLSIQLTYLFGGAARVLAVPGLTYAEYARRGFAELVTVALLTLALVLGLSAVTKRTGKQGVGFATLATGIVAETLVLLSSAWSRMAAYEAAYGATQTRLHVDVFILWLGAALLWLVVTLWSRRWSSRFAIGGLCCALGFAASLNLLNPDALVARRNVLRWEQTGKLDVEALIVLSDDAVAPLMPLAEKLPAGGSRQRLDEWIASHRYPAPTWQSWHAAAAYRK, from the coding sequence ATGATGATGGAAGACGAGAGAGAGAGGCTGCGGCCGGGCGCGCTCCTGGTAGCGGCGCTTGTCTTGGGAACACTGGCGGATCTGCTGCTCTACAAGCAGGGGCAGGGGCTTGGGGGGACTCTGTTCTTGCTGGCGCTCCCCGTGGCACTGGGAGCGCTACTACGCCACCACGGGATTCGACCGCAGGGGAGTAGTCTCTGGCCGCTGCTGGGGGCCTACGCGTTCTTTGCAATCATGCTCACCGTGCGCGCCAGCGTCTTTGTCACCGAGCTCAACGTGCTGGCCTGTGTCTTTCTCTTGGGCCTGATCGCCTGCTTCACCGTGCCAGGGCAGCTCCGTGAGCTACGCCTGGGAGAGCTACTGAAGGCACCGCTTGTGCTCTTAGGAGCAAGCCTACACCGGGCTGCCCCCGCCGTTGCGGCTGTCTTTCTGGCGCTCAAGAGCACGGAGAGCCGCCGCAGTGCGGGGCCCCTCCTGCGGGGGCTCCTCCTCAGTGTCCCTGTTCTCTTGGTTCTTGTTCCACTCCTCGCCTCGGCGGATGCGGTCTTTGCCGGCTATGTCTCGTCGCTGGCACACTGGCTCCAGCCCGAGCGCTTCTCGGAGCAGCTTGGACGGCTCTTTCTGGTGCTGCTGACCGCGTGGCTGACCGCAGGAGGCCTCACCCTCGCACTCACCGCAAAACGGTCCTGCCCGGTGCGCCCCGAGCTTGAGGAGCTGCCGCTGGGCTTTGTCGAGGCGATGACCGTCCTCTCGAGCGTGGCGCTGGTCTTTGGGGCCTTTCTCTCGATCCAGCTCACCTATCTCTTCGGGGGAGCCGCGCGGGTTCTTGCTGTCCCCGGCCTGACCTACGCCGAGTACGCCCGCCGCGGCTTTGCGGAGCTGGTGACGGTCGCCTTGCTGACCCTGGCCTTGGTGCTGGGCCTCTCGGCGGTGACAAAGCGCACGGGGAAGCAGGGCGTGGGCTTTGCTACTCTCGCGACCGGGATTGTCGCCGAGACACTGGTGCTCCTGAGCTCGGCCTGGAGCCGCATGGCCGCCTACGAAGCCGCCTATGGCGCGACCCAGACCCGGCTGCATGTGGATGTCTTTATCCTCTGGCTGGGGGCCGCTCTGCTCTGGCTGGTCGTGACCCTCTGGTCGCGCCGGTGGTCGTCGCGCTTTGCCATCGGAGGGCTCTGCTGCGCACTGGGCTTTGCCGCGAGCCTGAACCTGCTCAACCCGGATGCGCTGGTGGCACGGCGCAATGTCCTGCGCTGGGAGCAGACCGGTAAGCTGGATGTCGAGGCGCTGATTGTCCTCTCCGATGATGCTGTCGCGCCTCTGATGCCCCTTGCCGAAAAGCTCCCTGCGGGCGGCTCACGCCAGCGGCTCGACGAGTGGATTGCGAGTCACCGCTACCCCGCCCCGACCTGGCAGAGCTGGCACGCCGCCGCCGCCTACCGGAAGTAG
- a CDS encoding polysaccharide deacetylase family protein, translating into MKKSLCFLALAAVALSGAKCPSRTQSSAPPTETPATPERPATPGPFDPTIFGGISPRAQGRRIPVIMYHDIVATKKQKTVFFDCTADEFKDQIAYLEKQGAQFISVEQLQRHLVRGDEVPEKAVLLTFDDNYLGFYKNAYPLLKEKKIPSVMFVHTAFVGNTKGPHPKMSWETLKQLDSEKLVTIGSHTVTHPGEFEKLPLDVQQTELADAKQLLEAQLGHPVTQIAYPEGRGDAQTFALAQQIGYTLGFTVENGPAEQSPSILAVNRYIHTRLQKAWEECQRITVEAPAAVFERDLAETPVRLETGTYDGIKLVLVKGGRPLTVRATDTGRKSVGEFIRDTPNTVAGMNGTFFVNADLRSVDNALIGPCRTQIENAFFADEDKLRMPRIWNRPLVVWGPKKIAIVPFNPYANNDEVSLLSLMPNMSDVFLGGAWIVHDGVARTKKEIGPYAARDFNDPRKRAFFGVTDKGEPVLGATMEVITTEMMAKGAAAAGVHEAVLMDSGFSTSIVYDGKIIATGHTAKDLPSRPVPHAILLSGTLQQPTDPDTLTILQGADASVGSAPSTDVMRDLPVTGARPEGDPDRGKLGRRRRR; encoded by the coding sequence ATGAAGAAGTCTCTGTGTTTTCTGGCGCTCGCCGCCGTCGCACTTAGTGGTGCAAAGTGTCCCTCGCGAACCCAATCCAGTGCTCCTCCCACGGAGACCCCGGCTACGCCCGAGCGCCCCGCGACTCCCGGACCGTTCGACCCGACCATCTTTGGGGGAATCTCGCCCCGGGCACAGGGCCGGCGCATCCCGGTGATCATGTACCACGACATTGTCGCCACCAAGAAGCAAAAGACAGTCTTCTTCGACTGCACCGCCGATGAGTTTAAGGACCAGATCGCCTATCTGGAGAAGCAGGGCGCGCAGTTTATCAGTGTCGAGCAGCTCCAGCGCCACCTCGTGCGCGGCGACGAGGTCCCTGAAAAAGCCGTCCTGCTCACCTTCGACGATAACTACCTGGGCTTCTACAAGAACGCCTACCCCCTGCTCAAAGAGAAGAAAATCCCCAGCGTGATGTTTGTCCACACCGCTTTTGTGGGCAATACCAAGGGGCCCCACCCCAAGATGAGCTGGGAGACCCTCAAGCAGCTCGATAGCGAGAAGCTAGTCACCATCGGCTCGCACACGGTCACCCACCCCGGCGAGTTTGAGAAGCTCCCCCTCGATGTCCAGCAGACCGAGCTGGCCGATGCCAAGCAGCTCCTAGAGGCGCAGCTGGGCCATCCGGTCACGCAGATCGCCTACCCCGAGGGCCGCGGCGATGCCCAGACCTTCGCCCTCGCGCAGCAGATCGGCTACACGCTGGGCTTCACGGTCGAGAACGGCCCCGCGGAGCAGTCGCCCAGCATCCTGGCGGTCAATCGCTACATCCACACACGCCTGCAAAAGGCCTGGGAGGAGTGCCAGCGGATCACGGTCGAGGCACCGGCCGCCGTGTTTGAGCGGGACCTCGCCGAGACCCCCGTGCGCCTAGAGACCGGCACCTACGACGGCATCAAGCTCGTGCTGGTCAAGGGCGGCAGGCCGCTCACCGTCCGCGCCACCGACACGGGCCGCAAGTCCGTGGGCGAGTTTATCCGCGACACACCCAACACAGTCGCGGGGATGAACGGGACGTTTTTCGTGAATGCGGACCTGCGCTCGGTGGACAATGCCCTGATCGGCCCCTGTCGCACCCAGATCGAGAACGCCTTCTTCGCCGATGAAGACAAGCTGCGCATGCCGCGCATCTGGAACCGCCCCCTCGTGGTCTGGGGCCCCAAGAAGATCGCAATTGTTCCGTTCAACCCCTACGCCAACAACGACGAGGTCAGCCTGCTCTCCCTCATGCCCAACATGAGCGATGTCTTTCTGGGCGGCGCGTGGATCGTCCACGATGGGGTTGCCCGCACGAAGAAAGAGATCGGCCCCTACGCCGCGCGGGACTTCAACGACCCGAGAAAGCGCGCGTTCTTCGGGGTCACCGACAAGGGCGAGCCCGTGCTGGGCGCGACCATGGAGGTGATCACCACGGAGATGATGGCCAAGGGCGCGGCAGCCGCAGGGGTCCACGAGGCGGTCTTGATGGACTCGGGCTTCTCCACCAGCATTGTCTACGACGGCAAGATTATCGCGACCGGCCACACCGCCAAGGACCTGCCATCGCGGCCCGTGCCCCACGCGATCTTGCTCAGTGGCACGCTCCAGCAGCCCACCGACCCGGACACCCTCACGATTCTTCAGGGTGCGGACGCCTCGGTCGGGTCAGCCCCCTCCACCGACGTCATGCGCGACTTGCCTGTCACCGGCGCACGTCCTGAGGGCGACCCAGACCGTGGCAAGCTTGGGCGACGGCGGCGGCGCTAG
- a CDS encoding PASTA domain-containing protein, with the protein MSLENAPLDAPLTDVVERTPSLRRAYVLFMDIIGFSRLKTAQQVAAQKELSRMVQEIPEVVAARSDRDNFIARPTGDGMALLFFKDLLSPLRCALQIHQHLKYNAAEIKQTVGAEFKMRMGIHAGEVTLVEDMNRNMDAAGEGIITAQRVMDLGDEDHILLSSEVAKVLKGIEPWANYLTDLGEVRVKHKVVVHVYNLYGRLDGPFCGNPSRPRGVAEDSKNRAKEARAQRPGLGDLLLPYKKPIIAMVLLGGLGYGGYAYNQSTNGGLVKKFDELKASLAPKPGSDSKKNNGKPSKPGKGKTTSARPSGGVVASSGGGGGGGNRKITVPKVVGDDASVAEQALSDSGFNVSRQPVSSKMPADQVVKQSPSSGSKLAPGATVKIWVSKGVEDNTHEGGETGGGDSNGGEEVKPDTGGEKEGGASSSGDSGNE; encoded by the coding sequence ATGAGTCTGGAAAATGCACCACTAGATGCCCCGCTGACCGATGTCGTCGAGCGGACACCGTCCCTACGACGAGCCTATGTCCTGTTTATGGATATCATTGGCTTCAGTCGGCTTAAGACTGCACAGCAGGTCGCGGCGCAGAAAGAGCTCTCACGCATGGTGCAGGAGATCCCTGAGGTGGTGGCGGCCCGCTCAGATCGAGATAACTTTATCGCACGTCCTACCGGCGATGGGATGGCGCTCCTCTTCTTCAAGGACCTGCTCTCCCCCCTGCGCTGTGCGCTCCAGATCCACCAGCACCTCAAGTACAACGCCGCCGAGATCAAACAGACGGTGGGGGCGGAGTTTAAGATGCGCATGGGCATCCATGCCGGTGAGGTCACGCTGGTCGAGGACATGAACCGCAACATGGACGCAGCCGGTGAGGGGATTATCACGGCACAGCGCGTCATGGACCTCGGGGATGAGGACCATATCTTGCTCTCGTCGGAGGTGGCCAAAGTCCTCAAGGGGATCGAGCCCTGGGCCAACTACCTCACGGACCTGGGAGAGGTGCGGGTCAAGCACAAGGTCGTGGTGCATGTCTACAACCTCTACGGACGCCTGGATGGTCCCTTCTGCGGGAACCCGTCGCGGCCCCGTGGTGTCGCAGAGGACTCCAAGAACCGGGCGAAGGAGGCGCGTGCACAGCGCCCTGGTCTGGGAGACCTGCTCCTGCCCTACAAGAAGCCGATTATCGCCATGGTGCTCCTGGGAGGCCTGGGCTACGGTGGCTATGCCTACAACCAGAGCACCAATGGGGGCCTGGTGAAGAAGTTCGACGAGCTCAAAGCATCGCTGGCGCCCAAGCCGGGCAGTGACTCCAAGAAGAACAATGGTAAGCCGAGCAAGCCGGGCAAGGGAAAGACCACGAGCGCACGGCCCTCGGGTGGAGTGGTGGCGAGCAGCGGTGGCGGTGGCGGCGGTGGCAATAGGAAGATCACTGTCCCGAAGGTGGTGGGTGACGATGCCTCGGTGGCGGAGCAGGCCCTCTCTGACTCGGGCTTCAATGTCTCCCGACAGCCTGTCTCCAGCAAGATGCCCGCGGACCAAGTCGTGAAGCAGTCTCCCAGCTCCGGGAGCAAGCTCGCGCCCGGTGCGACCGTCAAGATCTGGGTCTCGAAGGGGGTGGAGGACAACACCCATGAAGGCGGCGAGACCGGCGGGGGCGATAGCAATGGCGGCGAAGAGGTCAAGCCGGACACGGGTGGGGAGAAAGAGGGCGGCGCGTCTTCTTCAGGCGATAGCGGCAACGAGTAG